A genomic segment from Clostridium pasteurianum BC1 encodes:
- a CDS encoding DUF3606 domain-containing protein, whose protein sequence is MLGFKFKRKTGNKTYKAPLNYSIINLDEDDEINWWCKELSCTEEELIDAVNKVGNSTNRVKEYFGEN, encoded by the coding sequence ATGTTAGGATTTAAATTTAAGAGAAAAACTGGTAATAAAACTTATAAAGCACCATTAAATTATTCTATAATAAATTTGGATGAAGATGACGAGATAAATTGGTGGTGTAAAGAGTTAAGTTGTACAGAAGAAGAATTGATAGACGCAGTTAATAAAGTTGGAAATTCTACCAATAGGGTAAAAGAGTATTTTGGAGAGAATTAA